One Campylobacter lari DNA segment encodes these proteins:
- a CDS encoding hemerythrin domain-containing protein, whose protein sequence is MIKWAKEYSVHNKTIDEQHKALFDIAKKAYLIAENHASISEIKSVLSELFEYVKTHFKDEEAYMESIAYPDLEHHKKNSSRNYIIISHLS, encoded by the coding sequence ATGATTAAATGGGCAAAAGAATATAGTGTACACAATAAAACCATCGATGAGCAACATAAAGCTTTATTTGATATAGCCAAAAAAGCTTATCTAATCGCTGAAAATCACGCAAGTATAAGTGAGATTAAAAGTGTTTTGAGCGAGCTTTTTGAGTATGTAAAGACTCATTTTAAAGATGAAGAAGCTTATATGGAAAGTATTGCTTATCCTGATTTAGAACATCATAAAAAAAATTCATCAAGAAATTACATCATCATTAGTCACCTTAGTTAA
- a CDS encoding two-partner secretion domain-containing protein: MKKLANHIILSGVTVSMLLSPMVAADKPLNPNHLPSGGKFTHGTSGTININGNNMDIMGNGKNSVIQWGGGFSIGKDAQVNFGKGQSGQNYLNIAHGTSKSMIEGLLNAGGNNVFLINPNGVIITKTGTINANRFVASTSSMSDGDMWKFANMKNFNDGLSFSPVFKPNGGNVVNMGTINANNVLLIGNKVDIQGGKVGNKNSTTHLVGNDLVLNPGSFAENKTNYLTALKSVSIAASMSAFKEGGYKFVGADGFTLTNYIDNNNEETKNQVQIKDFKQYLTIDSVDEWAIFADAWNNDRGGKDGTRSVKEFRLIDDIDFKNDFKPEYMVGYTDDSWSKSFTSTFNGNGYTLSNIMLDASIYNSSNNKTHGKYYIGIFSGVGNGGVVKNLKVENINMKGDKATGTIAGASKDGSFYDISVKNVKQVDSVFSHAGGFVGVIDGSKGGSYERISIEELTKIEGENGAGGFAGYASSGIFKDINIYRSNSIFGQHSGGFIGYVGKPGTYAPTVDKIIFENIKLSDFEKIGGWTWTGGFIANFWGHKANEVSFKNILLDDIRKITAEQGVGGFIVKSNAGKYENITLNNIGELSATIGAESSGGFIGLIEDGEFKNIKLNDIEFIKFYEGEFTGLFAGEILKGSYENISISNIDKIDVYDVNFLSLFAGQIGNSYVSGNSTFKNIIIHNIGNIKYDGYVSGGYGDPYYGNIGIFAEQAKNATLENIFVSLDGLTISNDKRKDLRFKTAFIYNNESDTAFSDNNVIFKGNIFLYYDKDLFSAYDNYTDNKYNNNLTFSQNQYDNFITSAQATTGIQYDQASKSFKTTTDFKVTDPKFSTIGEGGEGGEGSDAKLDEDDLLQEIIKEEIINDITNGKYKLQISDLLKMLEDKANYSKMSEDQKVEFVAKYFLSGDKTKALEVVQSLDFLLAYEKNGLNTASKDKFEGNGFSVKNEILSQVNNTTKTIKDKIDKLEKDLKPLVNASNGYLKDLIAMQNKLDNAIKAYNAYVDLINKGLANKNDPEFIALKNQIDTLMKDSQVLADLINENQKELSTWQNDNNTENFKVVGAFANVILNTNPNLKEITGDGGDGEDPNKPDLPETDMDFEQTASLNLIGDNALDEDEETEEVDETSLMQKGKICIVSDNFKTMNPCIVGGL, encoded by the coding sequence ATGAAAAAGTTAGCAAATCATATCATACTCTCAGGTGTAACTGTATCAATGTTATTATCACCTATGGTGGCAGCAGATAAACCACTTAATCCAAATCACTTACCTAGTGGGGGTAAATTTACTCATGGGACTAGCGGGACTATAAATATTAATGGTAATAACATGGATATTATGGGTAATGGAAAAAACTCAGTCATACAATGGGGTGGTGGCTTTAGTATAGGTAAAGATGCACAAGTTAATTTTGGAAAAGGACAAAGTGGTCAAAACTACCTAAACATTGCTCATGGTACTAGTAAATCTATGATAGAAGGTTTATTAAATGCAGGTGGTAATAATGTCTTTTTAATCAATCCTAATGGAGTAATCATTACTAAAACAGGAACTATCAATGCTAATCGCTTTGTGGCTTCGACTTCGTCGATGAGCGATGGGGATATGTGGAAATTTGCTAATATGAAAAATTTCAATGACGGTTTAAGCTTTTCCCCTGTGTTTAAACCAAATGGTGGCAATGTAGTAAATATGGGTACTATTAATGCTAATAATGTATTACTTATAGGGAATAAGGTAGATATACAAGGTGGTAAAGTAGGAAATAAAAACTCAACTACACATTTAGTTGGAAATGATTTAGTATTAAATCCTGGCTCTTTTGCAGAAAATAAAACTAATTACCTTACAGCTTTAAAAAGTGTTAGCATAGCAGCTAGCATGAGTGCATTTAAAGAAGGTGGTTATAAGTTTGTAGGTGCTGATGGTTTTACTTTAACTAATTATATAGATAATAATAACGAAGAAACTAAAAATCAAGTTCAAATAAAAGACTTCAAACAATACCTTACTATAGACTCAGTAGATGAATGGGCTATATTTGCTGATGCTTGGAATAATGATAGAGGCGGTAAAGATGGTACCAGAAGTGTTAAAGAATTTAGACTTATAGATGATATAGACTTTAAAAATGATTTTAAACCCGAATATATGGTGGGGTATACAGATGATAGTTGGAGTAAATCCTTTACATCTACTTTTAATGGTAATGGTTATACTTTGAGTAATATTATGCTAGATGCTTCTATTTATAACAGTAGTAATAATAAAACACATGGAAAATATTATATAGGTATTTTTAGTGGAGTTGGAAATGGTGGTGTTGTCAAAAACTTAAAAGTTGAAAATATCAATATGAAAGGCGATAAAGCCACCGGAACTATAGCAGGTGCTTCAAAAGATGGAAGCTTTTATGATATTTCTGTTAAAAATGTAAAACAAGTAGATTCTGTATTTAGCCATGCAGGAGGTTTTGTAGGGGTTATAGATGGCTCTAAAGGAGGAAGCTATGAAAGAATATCTATTGAAGAGTTGACAAAGATTGAAGGAGAAAATGGTGCTGGAGGATTTGCTGGTTATGCGAGTTCAGGCATTTTTAAAGATATAAATATTTACAGGAGCAATAGTATTTTTGGTCAGCATTCTGGAGGTTTTATAGGTTATGTGGGAAAACCCGGTACTTACGCTCCTACAGTTGATAAAATAATTTTTGAAAATATTAAACTAAGTGATTTTGAGAAAATAGGCGGCTGGACTTGGACCGGTGGTTTTATAGCCAACTTTTGGGGTCATAAAGCCAATGAGGTATCATTTAAAAATATTTTACTTGATGATATAAGAAAAATAACAGCAGAGCAAGGTGTTGGAGGTTTTATAGTAAAATCAAACGCTGGTAAATATGAAAATATTACTTTAAACAATATAGGAGAACTTTCGGCTACCATTGGAGCTGAAAGTTCTGGTGGTTTTATAGGTCTTATAGAAGATGGAGAATTTAAAAATATTAAACTAAATGATATTGAATTTATAAAATTTTACGAGGGTGAGTTTACCGGTTTATTTGCAGGTGAAATTTTAAAAGGAAGCTATGAAAATATATCTATAAGCAATATAGATAAGATTGATGTATATGATGTGAATTTTTTATCTTTGTTTGCTGGTCAAATAGGGAATAGTTATGTTTCTGGAAATTCAACTTTTAAAAACATAATCATTCATAATATAGGTAATATAAAATATGATGGATATGTTAGTGGTGGTTATGGTGATCCATATTATGGAAATATAGGTATTTTTGCTGAGCAAGCTAAAAATGCTACCTTGGAAAATATCTTTGTGTCTTTAGATGGTTTAACTATAAGCAATGACAAAAGGAAAGATTTAAGATTTAAAACAGCCTTTATTTATAACAATGAAAGTGACACTGCTTTTTCTGATAATAATGTAATTTTCAAAGGAAATATTTTTCTTTATTATGATAAAGATTTATTTTCAGCTTATGATAACTATACAGATAATAAATATAATAACAATTTAACTTTCTCCCAAAATCAATACGATAACTTCATCACCTCCGCTCAAGCAACCACAGGAATACAATATGATCAAGCTTCTAAATCATTTAAAACTACCACTGACTTTAAAGTAACAGATCCTAAATTTAGCACCATAGGTGAAGGTGGAGAAGGTGGAGAAGGAAGTGATGCAAAGCTAGATGAAGATGATTTGCTTCAAGAAATAATCAAAGAAGAAATCATTAATGATATCACCAATGGAAAATATAAATTGCAAATAAGTGATTTATTAAAAATGCTAGAAGATAAAGCAAATTATTCTAAAATGAGTGAAGATCAAAAGGTTGAATTTGTGGCTAAATATTTTCTAAGTGGTGATAAAACTAAAGCTTTAGAAGTAGTTCAAAGCTTAGATTTTCTTTTAGCTTATGAAAAGAATGGTTTAAACACTGCTTCAAAAGATAAATTTGAAGGAAATGGCTTTAGCGTTAAAAATGAAATATTAAGCCAAGTAAATAATACAACCAAAACCATCAAAGATAAAATCGATAAACTTGAAAAAGATTTAAAACCTTTAGTGAATGCTTCTAATGGATATTTAAAAGATCTTATTGCTATGCAAAATAAACTTGATAATGCTATTAAAGCTTACAATGCTTATGTAGATTTAATCAATAAAGGTTTAGCAAATAAAAATGATCCAGAATTTATTGCACTAAAAAACCAAATAGATACCTTAATGAAAGATAGTCAAGTTTTAGCAGATTTAATCAATGAAAATCAAAAAGAACTATCTACTTGGCAAAATGACAATAACACAGAAAATTTTAAAGTAGTTGGTGCTTTTGCCAATGTAATATTAAATACCAATCCTAACTTAAAAGAAATAACTGGAGATGGCGGTGATGGGGAAGATCCAAATAAGCCAGATTTACCTGAAACTGATATGGATTTCGAACAAACTGCTTCTCTTAATTTAATAGGTGATAATGCTTTAGATGAAGATGAGGAAACTGAAGAGGTGGATGAAACTTCTCTTATGCAAAAAGGAAAAATCTGCATAGTAAGTGATAACTTTAAAACTATGAATCCATGTATAGTTGGAGGGTTGTAA
- the cmoA gene encoding carboxy-S-adenosyl-L-methionine synthase CmoA, translated as MKDEIFKKPLEKQFEFDKSVASVFDDMVSRSVPFYTQNLKLIVELIDHFAPQNAKICDLGCSTASLLLALYEKRKDFLLSGVDEANAMLEIAKNKCQAFGARVKFYQKNLDDFDFFVNDVFIATYTLQFIRPPKRQELVDKIYQNLNENGMFVFSEKILYEDVKIAKKMIQIYEQYKLEQGYSKLEISTKREALENVLIPYTQNENITMLKKAGFSKVESVFKWVNFETFIAFK; from the coding sequence ATGAAAGATGAAATTTTTAAAAAACCTTTAGAAAAACAATTTGAATTTGATAAAAGCGTAGCAAGCGTTTTTGATGATATGGTGTCAAGGTCTGTACCTTTTTATACACAAAATTTAAAACTCATAGTTGAACTCATTGATCATTTTGCCCCACAAAATGCAAAAATCTGTGATCTTGGCTGTTCTACGGCTAGTTTATTGCTTGCACTTTATGAAAAAAGAAAAGATTTTCTTTTAAGCGGGGTTGATGAAGCTAATGCTATGTTAGAGATCGCCAAAAACAAATGTCAAGCCTTTGGAGCTAGGGTGAAATTTTATCAAAAAAATTTAGATGATTTTGATTTTTTTGTAAATGATGTTTTCATCGCCACCTATACTTTGCAGTTTATCCGCCCACCTAAAAGACAAGAATTAGTTGATAAAATCTATCAAAACCTAAATGAAAATGGTATGTTTGTGTTTAGTGAAAAAATTCTCTATGAAGATGTAAAAATAGCTAAAAAAATGATACAAATTTATGAGCAGTATAAACTAGAGCAAGGTTATAGCAAGCTAGAAATTTCCACTAAAAGAGAAGCTTTGGAAAATGTCCTCATACCTTATACCCAAAATGAAAATATAACCATGCTTAAAAAAGCAGGATTTTCTAAAGTAGAAAGTGTGTTTAAATGGGTAAATTTTGAAACTTTCATAGCTTTTAAGTGA
- a CDS encoding hemerythrin family protein: MIFFEYMRTHFKDEEEFMLSINYPYLSEHKAMHKKIIKDMSALLSECASTNDLKEKLYKIVSIWLLEHIVEHDMRINKFKKSLENENKTQEQEKDDKFEYICGCKDMIHKLDYGLHVKIKYLNIAYKCKKCSKELIFNFLEENLD; this comes from the coding sequence GTGATTTTTTTTGAATATATGCGAACACATTTTAAAGATGAAGAAGAGTTTATGCTCTCAATAAATTACCCGTATTTATCAGAACACAAAGCAATGCATAAAAAAATCATCAAAGATATGAGTGCTTTGCTTAGTGAATGTGCTAGCACAAACGATCTTAAAGAAAAACTTTACAAAATTGTCTCAATATGGCTTTTAGAGCATATTGTAGAGCATGATATGAGGATTAACAAATTTAAAAAAAGTCTGGAGAATGAAAACAAAACACAAGAGCAAGAAAAAGATGATAAATTTGAGTATATTTGTGGTTGTAAAGATATGATTCATAAGCTTGATTATGGATTGCATGTAAAAATTAAGTATTTAAATATAGCTTATAAATGTAAAAAATGCTCAAAAGAATTAATTTTTAATTTTTTAGAAGAAAATTTAGACTGA
- a CDS encoding hemerythrin domain-containing protein — MEAFPIWNDKYSIENEDIDLQHQTLFVLAEKTAKLLNRHIYKTEIKELLSDFF; from the coding sequence GTGGAAGCATTCCCTATATGGAATGATAAATACAGTATTGAAAATGAGGACATAGATTTACAACACCAAACTCTTTTTGTTTTAGCAGAAAAAACTGCTAAGCTTTTAAATAGGCATATTTATAAAACAGAGATTAAAGAGTTGTTAAGTGATTTTTTTTGA